The sequence TATGAGGAATCGCCATAGTCTATTACTACTAGCAATGTTCTTCTGagccagtggttcccaaccttttttcctTGGAGCCCCCCCTACTTGTAAGAAAAGCTGAGCCCCCCCTGGCCCGTGCACATAcgccaaatcaaatcaaatcaattttatttgtatagcccaatatcacaaattacaaatttgcctcagtggacttaacagcaatgcaacatcctgtccttagatcctctcatcggatgaggaaaaactccctaaaaaacccctttaacagggagaaaaaataggaagaaacctcagggagagcaacagaggagggatctctctcccaagacggacagcgtgcaatggatgttgtgttcacgcaatttacataatacaacattgaaagaggataacagaattataatggacataaaatttatgaagaacatgatgcacaggatgccaagcagtgtccacgtgccaacggagcagtccaggacccacgccaagagaaaagtgattcattccaaatatttatttgcaaaaattaACATCAATTATAGTTTTTTTCCACCTTTATCTTCAAGAAATGTCTCGTTTCCATCCTCAGAACATCTGTgtttaaatatcttgtcttgtgTAAGCgtaacttctttttttcttccttttaacaacccaacagagttaggcctgttgtcatctgactcaggctcattgaaacatcaacatagtactagttttcatctgactcaggctcattgaaataACAAtatattagtactgttgtcatctgacatccacatgcacatcatgtaaagttgtgaacactgtttttttttttgatagacagtaggcctatgtgttattttggctctAACAGTAACGTTTTTATTGAGTCTGTACCATCCTGTCCATTCATAAACTAataacactgttttttttttggggggggggggttgacaggcAGTTTGTGTTATTTGGCTCACACAGTCACAATAACAATAACTTCTTCCTTACAttttttactgagtctgtaccatcctgttcattcataaaccaataacactgtttgtttgggggggttttgacaggcagtgtgtgttattttggcacacacaataacaataacttcctgcttacatttttttttactgagtctgtgccatcctgttcattcagaaaCTAATGGCCACCTTGGGCTTGCATACCTTTGACCAGGGATGGAATATCAGGTGCGGTGCTTGTGATAGCCAGCCTAAAGTCCTGGTGTACATCGAGTCTGTTGcaggcttttgtttttattgttacaagGGTACTGAAGGCTGTCTCAGACACATACTATGTAGTGCTGAATGGGAGAATAACCCTTGTAACTGCATGTTTGGCCAGTCTGGGTGCAACAGCGTGTCCTTTGACTATCCAAAACTTTTTATATCCGTTCTCCTGGAAATATTTCGTTGACACCGAGTCGgcttgaaggtcagcaagctcatcaTAGCTGCAGCCCCACCTGTGCAGCATGCAACAAGGTTCTTGTAGGGCAGATTGTTGGATGAGAGCTAGGAGTCCACAGCCATAAAAATATCCTGGCCTGCTGGCGTTTTGGTTAGATTGGTAGACAGAATGTCTTGTTTTAAGTCATCACTGTCAACATATTGCACATAAACGATGAGCATGGACTCGTCTGACACTGTTGTTGTTTCATCCAACTGAATGGCAAAGGGAACATTCCTAAGCTTCTCGTGCAGCTGGTTCAGACAATCTCCAGCCATTTTATCAATTCTGTCTTTGACGGTGTTGTCAGAGAGTGGGACGATTTTCACTTTATCAACCGCGTGTGGACCTCACAGCCTCTTTACAATTTTCAGACAGACGGGTTTGATAAGCTTCTCTCCAGTAGTGTGTGGCTTTTTAGCCTTGGCAATTAATAGCGAACACTCAAATGATGTCTCCGTGGCTCTGTGCAAATCACTGCCTGCTCAttcaaatgcttttctgatgTCGACAGAGCTTCTTGATAGCGCCACTTGCTTTTTCCTCTCAAAAAATTCCTCACTTTCACCAATAGTCTCTTGatgttttgtctcttggtgtCGTCTAattttgcttggcttcatgctgtcgTTAGCTAGTTTCTCACCACACATGACACATTCTGGCCGAGACTTGTCCTGTCCTTCCATAAAACCAAAGTTAAGGTAGCTCTCAAAATAAAGCCTTACTTTCTTGACACTGGTTCGCTGCCATCATAGCTAGCCTTCGATGAGGATATTTGCCTACTTTTCTCGTCCTTTGTTTTTGTAGCTTCATTCTTTTTCAGCAACATAATCCCACTTTCAGTATTTTCACTTATGAGAGCAAAAATGGTATCAAATTATTTCAGTTAAGAATTGACAGAAGGCTAATTTTAGCAGAGGTTGGTACCACACATCTGTTCTCTATGCCTCCATAACCAGAAGTCTGGTGGTACCAAATTTATTCCTTTTCACAATTATTGAGGCCACTGTGCTTATGGGAACACTCGGCGCTTTAGAAATGGTCTTATACCCACCCTTGCCCTGATCTATGCAtcatcacaattttttttttcaaagattattttttagcattttacgccttttattagatagcgatagtcgagagagacaggaaaagcaGGGGGGAGAGTGAGTGGATGACATACAGAaaagggcccaggctggattcgaacccaggatgctgtggtaaggactcggtcttatgtggtacgcgctgtaTCAGGTGAGCCGCTAGGGCGCCCCCGCCTTATCACAATTTTATTATGGAGGTCTACAAGAGAGgtccttggacttcatggctcagtttttggcctgacatgcagtgtgaattgtgggaccttatatacacaggtgtgtgcctttctaaactaTGTCCAGTCAGTTCAGTTGgccagaggtggactccaatcagttCTAGACACATCTCAAGGATAATTAAAGCAAACAGGGTGCGCCTGACCACAATTTAGAGTACAACAACAgcaaggggtctgaatacttatgggagatttcagtttttgataTTTGatcaatttgcaaaaatttctaaagacatgttttcacttcgtcattatgaGTTATTGAGTGTGgattgatgggcaaaaatggcaattttatccatGTAAAATCAAATCTACAGCAcaaagtgtgcaaaaagtgaaggggtctgaatacttccTGAAGCCACTGTGTCGTCAGTTTACTAATGGATGTTGAGCAAGTAATACTAGATGTCCGCTGTCGATGTTAATGTGGTCTGAAGAAACTCTTAATGGCAATAACGGAAGTCTCATAAAGCTGTCTTTTCATTAACCATTTTATGTAAAATGCCCTCTGCCGCTGTTTTCAAGTGTGAAAAATGTCCAAAGACCAACACAGTTTCCATTTGGCTTTTTGTCTTCCTCCAGGATGTGATTATTAAGATAATAACTAGTCTGCACTAAAATCTGTTAATTGCAATGATAAAAATCAGTTTGTTTTAAATGTTTTTATGACACATTGGTAAGTTGTCTGTGTAATCTGCTTAAATCACAATTTGTAAATAGTCTGGATATGAGATGCAAGTTCACACCAGATATAAAGGTGGCTATCATGTCCTGTGCCCTATCAACCTGTCTCACTGTATTGACATTACATATTTGATATTGTAGATCCCCACTCAACAATACAAAATTTCCACCAAGACCAATAAGGTATATGACATCACTGAACGCAAGGTGAGTTCTGTGTACGAATAAGAAATTAGCTAGTTAATGTGTATTTTTAACAGAGATGAAGTGATGGTTCTTTTTGTCTTTCtctatctctgtttctctcttttgcaAAGTATTTTTGCAGCAACTTCTGTTACAAAGCCTCCAAGGAGTTTGAGCTGCAGATATCAAAAACCCCTCTATGGCTCAGGCAGAATGAGAGGTATGTATTGTTTCCTATTACACCACTGAATCATGATAAAACGCTCAGATGTGGCATTGAAGTGAATAGTCTGACAAGAGCGCGTTTATCAAGATTAAAATAAAGCCTCATACACACTCTAAAGATCATATTTCTACTCTCCTTCACACTGGCAGTCCTCCAGAAATTACTTTGATGAAGAAAGGAGATGGGTATGTAACTGTTGCACTTATATTTTTTTCCAGTCAAAGTGGATGGATGAAATATCGGGATATGTAATATCCTTTAAAGAGATGGTCCAAATAGTGATCTGGTGTGATGGATGGATTAAATTAGGCTTAAAAAGAAATAGAGACTAATTAATTCGCTATCCCTGTCTGTGTTTAGGGGTTGTTCCGGTGAGGAGGTGACGCTGACTGAGAGGTGCCTCCAAGAGGAGGATATAGAGAACCCTCCAGCTGTTGACCTCAACAGTTCTAAAGGCAGTTCGCAGGAATACTCCTCTGCTGCCCTCTCAGACAGTGATAGTAGTGATGGTGAACAGGACTTTGTCTCCAGTGTCGTTTCCCAGAAACAGGTACCCAGAGTACACTGGGGCAATCTGCCAAAACGCACAGATGAGGGTGGGCAAAGACAGTGCGTAAAGGAGGAGGGGCAGTCcatacagaggagagagagggacaaagaaAATGAAGTGCATCTACACAAAGAGATCCAACGTGAAAGTGTTATGAGGCGAAGAACAGAGGGAGAAGAAAATAGACGAGAGTTGCTTGGATCCAAAAGAGAGATGGGCGCTGATGCTGAAAGTGCCAAAAGACCTCACATGGGAGATGTTGACCAGCCCAGCGGACCGGAGTTGCTCCCGGGGGAAAGAGAGTTGCTTGAGGGACAGTCTGTGGATGAAGCTATAGCCAGGTTCGGTTTGTGCACCATGACTGAGTCAGTCACAGAAACCAATCCCCTACTGACTGACACAACCCTGAGACAGGGCAGACGGCAGGCAAAGCACATGACTAACGTCACCTCTCCTTTATGTACAGACTCAAACCCACCAGATagcagatctcaatccaatctgCCATCTCCAACTCCCACCCCCATCGCTAAAGGCAGCACCAACTTTGCACAGCCCAGTCAACTCAACCTCAACATCAGCCAGGTGGGTATGAGTAAGAGAGGGGCAGCTGGGCTGAGGGACCTGCTCAAGCAGCACACGACCACAACCAAATGCGATTCTGTACGACAGAACCTTCTTGAGGGCCTGAGAAAAACTCTGAAGCAATGGAGAACTGAGGAGACGCTGAAATTTCTGTATGGCACCGACAATCCTTCAGGCCTTCTCCCCTCtgagagaaaagaagaaaaggaggaagaTGTTGTGGAGGAGTTGGATGAAGATGACCTGGAAGAGGAGGAGATAGAGGAGGGAAGGGGAAGAGCCATGGCTCGTCACCTGTCCTTTCAGGACAGGCCGTTAGCTCCAGCTCCATGCTACATGATGCTGCAGAAGGAGGCACAATACATGGAGCGCAGGGTCAAGGAGTTCTTCAAAGGAACCTGGGTTGTGCCTGAGGAGGACAGTCCGCCACCTGGACACTCAAAGGTGAGAAAGGAGTAGATTAAAAAGGGGGGAGCGAGTGTACAAGGAAGGGTGGGAAGGAATCAGGGAATACAATGTGAGTTGAGTGTTGTTGTAAGTGTCAAGGGCCACTGGGGGGCACTATATGGAAAACAAACCGGAGAAACTTGATAGGTACACGTGCATTTAGTTAATGAGCCCAATACACCCACATCCCTGTTTACTTATCCTTTGTTCCCCCTGTTAGCTGACAGCCCAGGACCAAAGTGGGACAGACCCAGTTCTTCCTGTTGTTGACTCTCATGCTCAACAACTTATCCAGAAACGCATCACAGTGGAGAAGCTCatcagaaggtgtgtgtgtgtgtgtgtgtgtgtgtgtgtgtacacggacatgcttgcatgcatgcacatggtgTTCTTGACCATAAGAGCTTTTCTGCATAAATTTGACTTTAGCGCACAACTTTATCCATGTATAAATTAATAATAAATTGCAGTGTCAGTTCCATCCTGTAACCTTTGGGGTATACGGAAAAgtcaagtcaaagtcaagtcaagtccattttatttgtatagcccaatgaaTATAAAACTTAAGTATGTCACTGCAAAAACTACAGATGCTCTTAAGTGATTAGTTGTTGTTTGTCAATTGATAAATCAAAAGAAATCTTTTAAAAATGGTTAATTGATTTTCAATTGAGCCAATAATAAAACTTTATACAACCAAAGAAATTACAATTAAGAGTCAACTTGTAGTTCCACTTAAAAATTCTGTCTTAAATGCTTGGATCTCTGAATTCATTAATTGATTTGCAAAAGGATTTTCTTTTTAACTTGTGTTACCCTGACAACTAGAATAGCTTGTCTTTTTATGAATACTGTTACTTCAGACATTTGTTAAcacattttgtgttgtttctctGTGGTATGTAGTCTTAGAGACATTGTGAGGCCATTAAGACTTAACATGAgtgacatctctactgacctcAACAACTTAGTGCGGACATTCAGGTAGGTGTAATGCCAGCATTTCCTTCAGGCCTGCCTAGCTGagggcacacagacacacttgctTTGTCCCGTGGCTCTccatttattttgtttattgaaCAATATGTACAAAATGCATGCATAGCACCAATGCATGCCTTTGCTTATGCAAAATTTAGAACCTGTATTCTCATTCTATATTCGCTTTCATCCTTCGCTATGATGCTGGGAAAGGGACAATAGAGCTATTTAGTAGTCAGATTTACCACAGTGTCCCTCCTACTTAGTATAAAATGTCATGAGATAACAACCAAGAAAATAAGTGCCCGACTTGAACTCATTTCCTGCCATACAGATTCTCAATGTACTGATTGGCTGGTAAGGATGTGGTCAACAGGAAGTGGTAATTGGCAGAATTCCTTTGTCAGTGATTTAATAGCAGTAGAGGCAACAGGGTAACACGTCCAAAGGCCTGCTTCCAGGAATTCTCTTTTTGCAGTTCAGAGGCCCTGCTCAATGGCCTCTGCAGTTTAAACCAAAGAATATACACAACGCTGTCAGAGAAACATACATCATCCCTCTATTGAAGGGTGTGTTTTTGATGGTTGGTCAGGCCCTTTTCTTACCAATCTCCTAGCATACTTAATGTCCAAATCAGATAGCTGTAATATCTATGACCAGCTCCTATCGCAGATTAATTTTAATAGCCAGAAAGGCTTCTTTGATTATACTGTGAAGAATATTTATATTGAATATAAATATCAAAGCTGAGGGTGAAAGTAGTTTCTtccatggcttttttttttaatgtctctCATAACACACTATAACATTGTGTGATTCTTGAACTTTTTTCAGAAAAAGGTTGGGActaggggagggggggtaatgtaTCCTCCCACCTCAGGACCCAGGCACATAATTTTGCTGCTCTTGTAATGTGGGAACCTACTGAGCTGTAAGCCCACTGCTGACCCTGATTGAAGAAACACTCTTATGTAAAAACAGATGCTGTTTAACACGGGCTTCTGTAATTTACTTACACCttcaatctctctgtctgtctctgctgcaGGTTCACCAACTGCAATATCATCCACAGAACTCCAGAGTGGACACTCATAGCAGTGGTCATCCTCCATCTGTAAGTTTCTAGTGCatttctgtgtctgaatgtatatGTGTATGGCTAATTCCACATGTACAAACAGTTTAACTGTATGCTCCTTAGCAGGGTTTATCTTGCAGAGAAAGGGAGATgaagagagtcagagacagaaaaTATGGCTCAAGCATTATTTTCTTAGAGTAacactaacgggagcagccaaaggtagtagtagtagtagaatactATTTGAGCTTGAGCCAACTCGTAGCTACAGCTGGAAGTGGAGAATTTTCCTTCCTATGGATGCATGCACTCATCTGATTTATGGGACTAAAATTTGTTTGCTTTGCATCAGTTGGTGCTTTAAAATAAACAGAAAACATCCTCTCTTACGGTTTCTACCATGCGAGTCTGCAGCCATCCACAAATTTCAAATTCATGGgaacgtccgggtagtgtagcggtctattccattgcctaccaacatgggtatcgccggttcgaatccccgtgttacctccggcttggttaggcgtccctacagacacaattggccgtgtttgcgggcaggaagctggatgtaggtgtgtgtcctggtcgctgcactaacgcctcctctggtcggtcggggtgcctgtttgggggggagggggaactgggggaaatagcgtgatcctcccacgcgctatgtcccctggcaacactcctcactgtcaggggaaaagaagtggctggctactccacatgtatcagaggacgcatgtggtagtctgcagccctccccggatcggcagagggggtcgagcaacaaccgggacagctcggaagagtggggtaattggccgggtacaattggggagaaaaggggggcaatccccccctcaaaaaaaattttttttcaaattcatttgtatttaagtgcatgttTTGAATGGAAAAATACATGGCACTACCCCAGACACTACCAAAATCAGGCTGTCCTACCAAACTGAGAAATCAGACTCCAGGTTTACTCTTTTTGTATATGTCACGGGGGTGCGCCGGTGCCTCACCTGGTGAGTAATGGCTAGAGTTTGCTAGAAATCGTGTGATAAAATATGAGACGTTCTGGTTGAAGATTTTATGGGCAGATGATTCTTGAAGACCAACTAGACCCAAATACCACTTTTCTGAGTTTGCATCCATCTAAAGGTGAAAAGCCATCCGTAAGCGCTGGGCTGCTCTTTGGACCAGGTGATGTAAGCGTAGCaggaaacacagctgcagataataaaatGAGTAATGGCTCTGCTATATTTAGGTGTGGTGATGAGCAACTATTAGCAATGACAATAGTCTATAGTTtttgttaaggttggggttaattTTGTTGAATGGCCCATCCAAAGCGCAGAGTGAAATTCCATTTAAAATGTGGCTTGACCTACAAGTTGCTGTCCGCCAATGGTCTCTATCTAATTTGGCAGAGTTAGAATAAATTTACATAAAGGAATGAGCACAGATTCCAAAATCAAACTATAAAGCTCATACAGAAGCAAGTAACATAACATGTATAATTGCTGTCAAAGGGTATTAATTATAGGCAGTTGAATACGTGATGGCGGTCTTTAACTTTTGAAAAACAAATGTTTATCATCAACAAAAGTTTTGGCTTCTTTTTGCATGAAGGAAGGAAAACTTCGTTCAATGCAACAAAATTTGGAAGTGCAACAGGAACAAAATGTGAAAAAGTTGAAGCATGTTGAGTCCGCAGTGTATGTGTATTTTGTAAAGCTCTCAAGGCTACGTGACATTGCTAAGGCCGTTGtcctgaattgtgtgtgtgtgtgtgtgtgtgtgtgtgtgtgtgtgtgtgtttgcatgcgtgtgtgtgtgtgtgtgtgtgtgtgtgtgatttgtatGATTATAGACCTGGCAATTCTTGAGCAGTTCCGTGCTGCTCCTGTCTGAGTACACACAAATGGCTCATGGCCTTATCTCCACCTGATTGCTTCTCTCTGTGTCCATGATATAGTATGAAAGGCACACACGGCACTCGTAAACTTTTAaactaaaaacaaacacacacacatgcacttgttACGTACACACTTAAATTCAATGCACACATAAATTACCCAGGGAACGGTCTCATCTGATGCTTAACAGAGCCTTAACAAGTAGAGAGAGCTCAAATATGACTGATTCATTTACACCCGTAAGAATCAATGGCATACTTTCAGATAATTGTCGATTGCAATCAACTATATTTGGTGATTTGCTTCAGTTCGAAGATTTTATTTAGAACTTGGGTGAAGTCAcacggttttgttttgtttttttccagttttGAAACAAATAAATGACTGCAAACTGTTCTTTTGGTGCTACATTTTTATAGTCTGTGTTGGACTCAGATGAATCAGGAAAAAGCAGACCCTTGAGAAATCGAGAAAAAATCTCAAAGGTTTTAGGCTATGCCATCAGTCCATTCATTCATTTGTGTCGTCCTCCATCCGAAGGTTGACTTTCTCTTGAGTTGTTCATATCTTCTCTTCTCCGCTCCATCTCTTTATGTCATCTAGCCACATTATGCATTGTCTTCCCACTACCTCCCTTCCAAAAGCCTCGTCATCAGCCTTCCACTGGACCCTCTCAGAATGTGCCCCGCAAACTCAAATTTTCTCTTTGCAGTTTTCTTCATGATATACCTGTCTTCTCCTACCGGGTCCAGAACCTTATCATTCTTCTCCGGCTGATCTCAAGCATTCTCCTGTAGCACCATATTTCAACTGCATTTACCCTTTTTGCTTCCTCTGTCAATGTCCACGTCTCATATCCATATGTAAGAACAGAAAAGATATCGGTTTCGATGATCTTTTTCTTTACTGCAATGTTGATGTTGCTTCTCCGAGGTTCTTtactctccaaaaaaaaaaaaaaattttgcttGTCCAGTTCTGCATTTAATTTCCTCCATACATCTTCCATTTTCATAGATCCAACTTTCCAGGTATTTGTATTTGTGCACTTGCTCTAATTCTGAATTCTCCAGTTTAATTTTGATCTTATCAATTTTCCCATAATCACTACTTTGGTCTTTTTGCTGTTCAATGTCATTCTGTATCTCTTGCAAGCCTGATTTACATCTTTTAATATTTCTAACATGACATCAAATTGTTACAAAATCCCTGAAAAGTCAATTAGGCAACTGAATGTTGGAGTTAATTATGCCTGATTATTTAGCTTTAGTTTGGTTcattagggaaaaaaaatcattgcaaaGGTTGCAACGAAAACTAAtttaacacgggggggggggctttcttccTGGCTACTGCTTTTATACATGGTACTTCTCTAACATAAATATATACTCCAAGGGCACATGAATATTATTACCTCTACCTTTTCCATGTGTTGGCTTTGATCAAACCCTCACTTGTAGTTTCTTTTCTCATTGACAGTCATGGACTTTAAGTCTATTATAATGCTGTGCTCAGCCAAGATACATTTAAATTCTACTTTGATTGATGAACTTTGTGATGACTTTCTACCATATTGGGCTTATGTTAGCATGTTGCACATGGTCGCAGCGGCATAGATACATCAGGCCAATATTGATATTCACTTTGaaagccttttttctttttttcctcaatCAGCTTTGATAATAATCCCCTCTGGCTGCACTCTCGTTTGCCTTTGTCTTGTCACATGTCCGGCCGGTATTCTATGATTTCTTTAGTACCCCGGTTAACTCCTCCACTCCCTCCATCTTTCCATCCCTCCGTCATGAATAATTTGGTTGAGCCGTCTTATCTgtctgctgcatggcagctgtgtTGTTAGTCTGAGCTCTATTGTTCAGGCCAGCTGAATAATGGATGGTCCCACTGCAACACTAGACCCCGGGGGGGAACTGGAGATTAGCCAACAGTACACCTACACAGGTAGAT is a genomic window of Lampris incognitus isolate fLamInc1 chromosome 14, fLamInc1.hap2, whole genome shotgun sequence containing:
- the rpap2 gene encoding putative RNA polymerase II subunit B1 CTD phosphatase rpap2 — encoded protein: MEIERKRSGGRCKTSKKGGKTVKTRNAEEEAKRREALKQTLREKLELEKRALQVVERLLEESVAEDFLIDCAKLITSANYKDTIEERSIIKLCGYPVCSNKLGKIPTQQYKISTKTNKVYDITERKYFCSNFCYKASKEFELQISKTPLWLRQNESPPEITLMKKGDGGCSGEEVTLTERCLQEEDIENPPAVDLNSSKGSSQEYSSAALSDSDSSDGEQDFVSSVVSQKQVPRVHWGNLPKRTDEGGQRQCVKEEGQSIQRRERDKENEVHLHKEIQRESVMRRRTEGEENRRELLGSKREMGADAESAKRPHMGDVDQPSGPELLPGERELLEGQSVDEAIARFGLCTMTESVTETNPLLTDTTLRQGRRQAKHMTNVTSPLCTDSNPPDSRSQSNLPSPTPTPIAKGSTNFAQPSQLNLNISQVGMSKRGAAGLRDLLKQHTTTTKCDSVRQNLLEGLRKTLKQWRTEETLKFLYGTDNPSGLLPSERKEEKEEDVVEELDEDDLEEEEIEEGRGRAMARHLSFQDRPLAPAPCYMMLQKEAQYMERRVKEFFKGTWVVPEEDSPPPGHSKLTAQDQSGTDPVLPVVDSHAQQLIQKRITVEKLIRSLRDIVRPLRLNMSDISTDLNNLVRTFRFTNCNIIHRTPEWTLIAVVILHLLSDVSSVVREALQCPASEEYLDTLMQQLGLQQQDLLSLVHLIKTPGP